Below is a window of Pseudomonadota bacterium DNA.
TAATGTTGAAATTAGCCAGCCCATCCATTCTCTCCATCGAGTCCATCTGACTCTGGATTATTTTACAGACACGCTCAGGGTCTTGCTCCATGTTTGCAAGCTGCGCCTCAACATCTCTCACCTTGAGGAGCACCCCCTCCGCAAACTTCGAAGGAAGGTTGGAAATAGTATCATACGCTAGGTTTAGATATTCCCTCGCTCGTTCAGTATTGGTATCGGCTCGCAGATAGACGCATACCAAACTAGCTAGAATCGATCCCTCGACGCATGCTCGCTCAATACCCTGTAGCTCTCTCGCCTCGCACAACAACTTTTCTAGCTCCTGACAGGCTCCCTGCAGATCCCCGCCGAAGGCCTTCTCAGCGACAGAGGTCTCGGCTCGCAAAAGCAGTCTATGCTGCGCTGGCATATTGCTAACTAAATCTGCAATAGAGGCAAGAACCTCTCTCGCTTCCGCATGCAGGTTACGTGAACCGTACAACATCGTTAATGTATCGGCCGACTGCATAGCCTCATTGTCATAGCCCTCTTGCAGGCAGATATCGAGACTCACTCTAAGCATATTCTCAGCCGCTTCAAATTCATTGAGCTCAACAAGGGTCTCTGCTAGGGCGATCCTTATTTCTACCGCCTGCGGAGAGGAGTCTCCTTGTTGCTCAACAATTTCGCGCAGTAACTTAGTACGGAGAGCTCGGGCCTCAGCGAAATCGCCCGCCTTATGTGCCATGGCAGCGACCTTGAGCCTAATAATTGTAGTAGTTTCAGGTGGCTCTCCGTTGGTCTCAGCTGTAAGCAAAGCCTCTCTCACTAGAAGCCCGGCCATCTTAAATCTCCCCTCCGCTTCCTCATCTGCAGAGGCTTCAACCAGCATCTCTACAAGCTCAGATCTACTCTCTTTAGGAACTATTGAGATGGTATTAAAGAGCTGCACCATAAAGCGCCCGTGCGTTACTAGATCGCCCTCCCTACTAGCTAAATTAGCTTGCCCTATCAACACATGCTTCTCCAAAAGGGAGTTGGGTGCATGTCTCTCTACCCAATATCCAACATAGCTCCACAAAGAACGTGCTTCATCAAATCTCCCGAGCTTTCCTAGTATCTCGGCTTTTAAAGTCCGCAACTTATGGAGTTCCTCCATCGGAGTAGATTGGTTAGTAGCACGCAGCTGAATCGTCTCTGTTAAGTAACGCTCCGCATCTACTACCTCACCATAAACATTAAGCATGTAGGCGGCCTGCTCCCGTACATCTGCACGCAGCGCATTGCTCGATATCGCCGAAGTATCAGAGATCTCAACTGCTCGCATAATGCAGTTTAGGGCTCTGCCACTGTTATAGCCCCGGAGCTCCTTCAATGCTGTCTGAAGGAGTCTACCGATCTCTTCTATATGGGACACCGCCTCTGATGCAGGCTTGCTGATTGATGAATCCGGTCGTTTATTATCGCCTTTTTGTGGAAACATAGTGTTATAATTATACAGAATCTTGCCTTAAATTGCGAACTAGCTCGCCTCTTAACGCTTTAAAAAGACCGATTCGAACTATAAACTGTCACTATTCATAGTGCTTTACAGCAGTATACGTTAATACTTATAGGAGCCGGTCTTTGTACGTAACCGCCCCCTTTCTTGTCGTCCCCCGATCGGAGACGGCAGATTTTGTGAATAGTTAATGTTATCACCCCCGATTTCCTATGCAAATCGCCCCCTGCTGAGTTAGCAATCCCACGAAAATATGTGGACTCCTCTTGAAACCTATTTCGTAAAATCAATTTCTCAGTTAGAGGTAACGGAGACCATATGACAGACCAAGGCACCCGTAACCCCGCAATCCGCTCGATCATGATGCCGCGTGATACTAATGCGCTCGGCAGCATCTTCGGAGGCCATATTTTAAGCCTCCTCGACTTAGCCGCCGGTCAGCATGCCCGTTCGGTCTCGCCTAAGAAGTATGTTACTAAGGTGATGCGAGAGGTTGAGTTTATAGCTCCTGTATTTATCGGCGATTCGGTTAGCTTTTATTGTAGCACCTTAGCTATAGGAAGAACCTCTATCACCATTAAGGTTGAGGTTGAGGCTACGCGTGGCGTTGATTCACTCCATACCACAGCCGTAACAACAGCAGAGGTTGTGATGGTTGCTGTTGACTCAAATCACCACCCTATACCGATATTCGATCAGGCATAGTACTCGATTCGTTACTCGGCAACATAATCGTTAATGCCCCGATCTTTACCAACTCCTGTACAAATAAGAGAAATGAATTAAAGGCCTGCTCTTCGCTCTGATGGGAGGCCCCCTGCAAATAGCCCTCTGCAAGCTCCTCAAGCGTTAGACGTTCTGAGATCTCCCCTCTGTGCTCCATCATAAGGCTAGCCACACTCTCCGGCACCTCGCTCCAGAGTACTCCGTAATCAAAGGGACGTGCTCCAATCAGAGCATGTCGGCGCAGAGCGATAGCGCTCAGCTCACCAGTTTTTAGAAAATGTTGCCTCAGGGCCTGAATATCATAATGCAGTAGGCAACAACGAAGCAGCGTCGGGACATATGCGACACAGCTGAGGAGCTCCTGCACCTTCATGTTTGATATCTGATTAAAGATCTCGGTGGATTGTGGCGCCACCGACTCATTTAGAGCCTTACGAATCTCAAGCGCTGCCTGCTCAAACCCGACAACCTCAAGTAGCTCCGGCTCGCTCTTGCAGAGCGGCGCAAGCTGTTGCTCGATAAAGTCACGCAGAGAGAGTCCTAAGCTTTGGCTATGAATGCCCCGCCATGGGGAGACCTGATGAACGCGCTGCGCCACCTCTTCTGGTGAGAAGGGCCCCATTGAACCTGGCCAACTACGCCTAAGAATAGCCAGCGTTATGGGAAATGTATTGCTGAGGATGCCACCCTCGGCCATAAACACGCTGCTTGTATAGACCTTAAGCCTAGCAGGGTCCATCTTAGAGAGATCTTCTATCTCTTCAGGTGAAAGCCCCTGAAATTTTTTGCTGTAAAGCGCTGCCCGCTCATCCTGTGTCGGGGGGAGCTCAATACCATCGAGCACAAGTTGCCTAAATGCTGATAGTATTGCAGCTAGCGCCATACCTAACGCCCCTCTCCGAAGCCGGCATGCTGCATTATTACCTGATCGGCCATTACGGTTTCAGCCAGCAGCCTATCTACGGAGGGGAGTAGATTATCCCACTCTACAAGGACGGAGGTTGGTCCGGTTAACTCTATAGTCTTTTTAAAGAGCTCCCATACCTCCGGTTGCACGGGTCCATCGTGGCTATCGATAATAGAGCCATCCTCAGTGGGTACCCATCCGGCCAGATGAATCTGTCCGACTCGCTCCAGTGGTAGCGAGGAGATAAAGTGCTGGGCATCGTAGCCATGAAACTGAGAGTTTAGGTAAACATTGGTAATATCAAGCAAGAGCCCGCAATCTGCCCGTGTTACGATCTCAGATATAAACTCACCCTCAGACATCTCTCGATCGGATACAGTAACGTAACGAGTCACGTTCTCTAACAAAAATGGGAGCTCAAGCTCCTGCTGAACGATCTTAACCCTTTCGACAACGTGCTCAACCGTTTCCTTTGTAAATGGCAGCGGCATAAGGTCGAGCATATTTGTGTGATCGACCTTAGTAAAACAGAGGTGGTCTGAGGTCCAGGGCGAGCCGATATCTAGACAGAATTTTTTCAATCTTCTGAGATACTCCCTATCAAGGGGATCGGTTGAACCGATTGCGAGACAAACTCCGTGCGAGATAAGCTGGTATCGCTCGCTAATCTGCATTAAACGATCGCGCGAATACCCACCAAAATCCATAAAGTCATCCGAGATGACCTCAAACCACTTAAATTCTGGGGTAGTTTGAAGGATCTGATCGAAATGCTCGTGGCGTAGTCCAGCTCCAGCACCAAGTATTGGCAGGTTAAAGTTCTTCTTCACTCGCGGATCCATACAAAATAGCAAAGGCCGTTCGAACACCGTATAAATTGACCTAGGAAGGGTCAAAGCACGGCATCCGAACAGCCCTTGTAAGCTTAAAAGACCTTACATCTTACCTG
It encodes the following:
- a CDS encoding tetratricopeptide repeat protein; its protein translation is MFPQKGDNKRPDSSISKPASEAVSHIEEIGRLLQTALKELRGYNSGRALNCIMRAVEISDTSAISSNALRADVREQAAYMLNVYGEVVDAERYLTETIQLRATNQSTPMEELHKLRTLKAEILGKLGRFDEARSLWSYVGYWVERHAPNSLLEKHVLIGQANLASREGDLVTHGRFMVQLFNTISIVPKESRSELVEMLVEASADEEAEGRFKMAGLLVREALLTAETNGEPPETTTIIRLKVAAMAHKAGDFAEARALRTKLLREIVEQQGDSSPQAVEIRIALAETLVELNEFEAAENMLRVSLDICLQEGYDNEAMQSADTLTMLYGSRNLHAEAREVLASIADLVSNMPAQHRLLLRAETSVAEKAFGGDLQGACQELEKLLCEARELQGIERACVEGSILASLVCVYLRADTNTERAREYLNLAYDTISNLPSKFAEGVLLKVRDVEAQLANMEQDPERVCKIIQSQMDSMERMDGLANFNIKSIMLERLGKAQYNAGKLVESQQTMRGLKVLLESRNDLTSMRYARALIALAQLLPEGDSEIEPLIEKALPILQRHKQEFPGFN
- a CDS encoding acyl-CoA thioesterase: MTDQGTRNPAIRSIMMPRDTNALGSIFGGHILSLLDLAAGQHARSVSPKKYVTKVMREVEFIAPVFIGDSVSFYCSTLAIGRTSITIKVEVEATRGVDSLHTTAVTTAEVVMVAVDSNHHPIPIFDQA
- a CDS encoding DUF692 domain-containing protein gives rise to the protein MKKNFNLPILGAGAGLRHEHFDQILQTTPEFKWFEVISDDFMDFGGYSRDRLMQISERYQLISHGVCLAIGSTDPLDREYLRRLKKFCLDIGSPWTSDHLCFTKVDHTNMLDLMPLPFTKETVEHVVERVKIVQQELELPFLLENVTRYVTVSDREMSEGEFISEIVTRADCGLLLDITNVYLNSQFHGYDAQHFISSLPLERVGQIHLAGWVPTEDGSIIDSHDGPVQPEVWELFKKTIELTGPTSVLVEWDNLLPSVDRLLAETVMADQVIMQHAGFGEGR